AGAACATGTCATTTACAATGCTCCTGGTGGAAATTTCTATGCGTTTTATCTGCTGAAGAATCTCTTTCGGGATCATACAAACAGTATATTCTTAAGGAATTTCTATCTCGTCAAAGATTCGATCTACAATATCCTCTGGCGTCACATTCTCAGCTTCAGCTTCATAAGTAAGAATAATACGATGACGAAGCACATCTTTTCCGATTTCCTTAATATCTTCAGGAGAAACATATCCGCGCTGATCAAGAAGCGCATTTGCTTTTGCAGCACGGACAAGGTAGATCGATGCACGAGGAGAACCACCAAATTCAATGAATTCGCTGATATCCTTCAAGCCATACTCTTCTGGTGAGCGTGTTGCAAAAACAATATTCAGCACATATTCTTTGATTTTCTCGTCAACATAGATCTCATTAACGAGTTTTCGAGTGTTAAGTACATCCTTCGGCTTAATGATCTTTTTTACTATAATCGGATTATTATCCGACATACGGTTGATGATCTCGCGCTCTTCGTCCTTTTTGGGATAGGTTACTTTTAGTTTCAGCATGAACCTGTCCACCTGAGCTTCCGGCAAAGGATAAGTTCCTTCCTGCTCGATTGGATTTTGAGTAGCAAGTACAAGGAACGGTTCTTCCAGTTTGTATGACTTATCACCAATTGTCACTTGGCGTTCCTGCATTGCTTCGAGGAGTGCGCTTTGCACTTTTGACGGTGCCCGGTTTATTTCATCAGCGAGGATTATATTCGAGAAAATTGGACCTTTTTTTGCAGTAAAAGTTCCATCTTTCTGATTGAAGATAAGTGTTCCTATGAGATCTGCTGGCAGAAGGTCGGGTGTAAATTGGACCCTGTTAAATCCAACACTGATGACATCTGCAAGCGTACTTACTGATAAAGTTTTTGCAAGACCGGGAACACCCTCAAGCAGCACATGCCCATCAGCAAAAAGCCCGATGAGCAGGCGTTTGATCATATAATCCTGCCCCACAATTACCTTTCCAATTTCAGTATAGATTGACTGAACAAATTCAGTTTTTTCAACTACTTTTTGATTAATTTCTTGGATATTCATAAATACTCCGTTTGTATCACCTAATCAGCTAACACACCTTTTCTGATCTTCTTCAAAATATCTTCACGCTGTTTATAAAGATTCGTTTGGATCTTATGAAGAAAAGCTTCCAGCACTTCACAGGAAATAGCTCTTCGCTTCATGCGCGTTGTTTGCTGCTGTAAAATATAAATACCATCTATATTGGAACTTGACACGTCAAAACTAAAGTCATTGTTCACAACTTCACATACAATGAAACTCAAGCATTTTGGGAAAAGAGATTTAACTCGTCGAACTTGATTTTGATAGGAAAGAACAAACCAGTCATCCAAAACCATTGCTGTTTCGGATATGATGATCGGAAGCATCATTTCAAATTCGAGATAACTTTTTCTTCCAATAATTCGATATTTCATCTGAATATTTTTCCCAATCACCGTTCTCATTTTCTGGGTGGAAAACTGGATGAGTTTCTCTTTTTTGATGTTTTCAAGTTTGTCATACTCAAACTTCATGTTCAATGGCACTTCTGCCCGACCAAAATGAAGATCCATTTCATCAATGATCGTCAAATCCTTCATAACATAGTACATAAATTCAGAAAATGCAGTTTCAAAGAGTTTTCTTTGCTTGAGAAATGTATTTTCTTCTCTGAATTTCTTGGAGAATAGGAATTCTCGATACTCGGCATACAGTTTTATTTTTTGTTTCAGATCAGCGTGTTCATTTGATGTGATCTCAAGATTAGATGTTTTCCATTTCTTGTATTGGATCGTTATCTCATTAAGATACATTTTCCTGAGTGCATCTTTATCTGTTTCGAGTAGTTCGGTGATCGTATCACCGTGTCTAAATGTTTCCATACAACCTTCTTATTTTCTCAATTCCTCAAATATCGGGAATTGTGCACACAGTGCTTGTACATCCTCTTTGATTTTTGCGAGCTGTTCTTCATTATCGTAGTTATCATATACTTTTCTGATAAAGTCAGCAATAATATCCATCTCAGATTCGCGCATACCACGCGTTGTAACAGCAGGTGTCCCCAGACGAATTCCTGATGCAACAAATGGAGGACGAGTATCAAATGGAACAGTATTTTTATTCGCAGTGATACCAGCCAGATCGAGTGAACCTTCCATTTTCTTTCCTGAAGGTCCTCCCTCTTCTTCAGTTCCAAGATTAAGTAGCATTAAATGATTATCAGTACCATTTGAAACAAGATTGAATCCTCGCTTAATTAGACCTTTCGCAAGAGCTTGGGCATTAGCTAATATCTGTTTTTGATATGTTTTAAAATCATCCTGCAAAGCTTCTTTAAAAGCAACTGCTTTTGCTGCTATAATATGTTCAAGTGGTCCGCCCTGGACGCCCGGAAATACCCATTTGTCGAGTTCTGGAGCAAGTTCATTTGTGCAAAGTATCATACCGCCACGCGGGCCACGAAGTGTTTTATGTGTGGTCGTTGTAACGATGTCCGCATATGGAACTGGATTTGGATGCAGATCTGCTGCGATCAATCCTGCAATATGAGCCATATCCACAACGAGTGATGCACCGACTTCATCTGCAATCTCTTTGAACTTTTTGAAATTAATGGAACGGGGATATGCACTGGCACCGGTTAGTATCATCTTTGGTTTACATTCGAGAGCTTTTTCACGAATTTCATTATAATCAAATTGTTCTGTATCTTTGTTAACTCCATACGGAACAATATTAAAAAGACTACCTGAAAAGCTCAGCGGATGTCCATGTGTCAAATGACCGCCATGTGTGAGTTCAAGACTGAGAATAGTCTCGCCAGGTTTAAGTAAAGTGAAATACGCTGCCATATTTGCTTGTGAACCGGAATGTGGCTGTACATTGGCATGTTCTGCACCAAAGAGTTCTTTTGCTCTTTCGATGGCAATTCTTTCCACATCATCGATATATTCACAACCGCCATAATATCTTCCATACAATCTATATAATAACTCACCAGTTTTTTTACTATATCGATACGGATAACCTTCTGCATATTTATTTGTCAGAACAGAACCGGCTGCTTCCATCACTGCTTCAGATACAATATTTTCAGAAGCGATCAGCTCAAGGTTATTACATTGCCTGTTCACCTCGTTCATAATTGCTTCATAAATTTCAGGATCAACTTTTTTTATTTCATCATAATTTAACATTATTCCTCCGTCATTATGATATTTTTTTAAAATGGTTTAATGTATTAAATTAAATTATGCTTATGAATTAGAAAATTACTAAGAACTTATCGGCGTTCCTCGTACTTTTTTATTTTATCTATACGTCGTTGATGACGACCGCCATCAAATTTTGTCATGATCCACGTGTCAACTATTTTCTTTGCTTCTTCAAATGACATGAACCTTCCAGGCAGGATGAGCATGTTCGCATTATTATGCTGGCGTGAAAGACGGGCAATGTTTTCTGACGTGCAAAGTGCTGCACGTACGCCTTTTACTTTATTTGTAACGATACTCATGCCAATACCGGAACCGCAGATTGCGATCCCGAAATCGACTAAACCATCAGCAACTTTTTCTGCAGCTGGAAATCCAATATCCGGATAATCAATGGACTCTGCAGATGAAGTTCCACCATCGACAACATCATACTTCTGACTTTCAAGGTATGCAATCAGTTCTTCTTTCAGTTTAAAGCCTGCATGATCAGAAGCTACAATGATCTTCATCGAATTGCCTCTATTTCAATGTTATTCATTAATTCTTCATCTGCTCTAAGGCACGCAAAGGTAAGAGAATAGAATTTATTGTCAACCGAATCACTACGTGAAGAGAGTGTTGTAGGAATTTTTGTTCCAACGATTGCCGTTGCCATTTTTGCGTGAGCAAAGTAAGAAAGTGACTTATAGAAAATATTTGCAGCTTCTAAGAATGGGAAAACCAAACAATCAGCATTGCCCTTCACACAACTTGATACTCCTTTATAATGTACACTTTCCGCATCGATAGAAAGATCAATGGAAAGAGGTCCGTCAACATCAGCATTCTTAATCTGCTTTCTGTCTGCCATCTTGGATATAAAAGCAGCATCAACGGCAGTAGGTATTTTGGGATGTAATTTTTCTGAGAATGAAATGATAGCAACCTTTGGACGTTTAACCCCAATTTTACGTGCGGTTTCAATCACATAATTGGTCATTGCAATTTTTTGATCAATATTGGGTCTGGGTATAAAGGCTGCATCTGCGAATATAAGCAGCTTATGGTAATCGGGAATTTGTGCAATGGAAACTGATGTAAGAGTGGCATCAGGTATCATCATGCCGTATTCTTTGTCCAGCATGCACTTAAGGAGTTTGTCCGAAGAGATTAATCCTTTCATCATAACTTCTGCTTCGCCGCTACTTGCAATACGCATCGCAGTATGACCTGCGAGCATTTCATCTGGCTGGTTTATGATCTTATAGATACCGGGATTTATATCATGTTCATTACAAATTTTGGTTATCACTTTCTTATCCCCGATAAGGGTAAAATCCGCAAAATTTAAATCTATCGCGCGTTTGGTTGCAAGGATCGTAGTTTCATCCTGGGCATAAGCAACCACAACTTTTTTCTTTGGAATTTTCTGTGCTAATTCAATCAACTTTGACAATCTTTTAATCGCCATTTTTACTCCATAATTTTTTTTTTGCGAAAAAGTGGATGAAAGAAATGTGTCAAGAAAATGTAAATAATAATCTATATAATTCTGATAAATTATATAGGAAACAATTCTAGCATATAATACTTAAAAAAACCTTATATTATCTTTAGCATCTGGATATAATTTATTTTTAAGATATCTTATCAAATCATGATATCGTAAATCTATGTCAAAAGGAAATATTGTACTGCATTAATAATGTCAGATAAAAAACTAAACAATATTTATGAATATATTCGATATAATTACTATTTTAGTTTTACAGCTTTAATTTTGTTACCATTTCCTCGCGAAGCTTGAATTTTTGGATTTTTCCTGAAGCTGTCATCGGATATCCATTAACAAATACAACGTAGTAGGGTTGCTTATGCCGTGCAATATTTTGCATACAGAAATCTTTGATCTCTTCCTCTGTCGCACTTACACCATCTTTCAGTTTTATTGCTGCTAAAACCTGTTCGCCATATTTCTGATCTGGTACTCCAATGACCTGCACATTGCTGATCTTCGGATGTGTATAGAGGAATTCTTCGATCTCACGAGGATACACATTCTCTCCACCTCGAATTATCATATCTTTGATACGACCAGTAATTTTAAGATAGCCATCTTCATCCATAACACCGAGATCACCAGAATGAAGCCAACCATTTCTTATTGCAATTTTATTCTCTTTTTCCATCTTGTAATAACCCTTCATTACACACTCACCAGCCATCACAACCTCTCCCTGTTCGCCTGGTTTGCATTCCAAACCGGTTTCAAGACTCACAATTTTCATTTCCATAGGAGGTAATACCCTACCCACGGTCGTTGTACGATGCACAACGTCATCATCAACGGATGTCATCGTAATTACAGGAGAGTTTTCTGTTAGGCCATAAGCAATTGTGATCTGCGAACAATGCATATCTTTTATAACTTGATTCATAACCTCAACAGGGCATGGTGAACCAGCCATAATACCTGTTCGAAGTGATCTTGTATCATAGCTATCTCTATTTTCAACACCAAGCTCTGCGATAAACATTGTCGGCACACCGTGCAGAACAGTGCATTTTTCACTGCTTACC
This window of the Candidatus Cloacimonadota bacterium genome carries:
- a CDS encoding AAA family ATPase, which encodes MNIQEINQKVVEKTEFVQSIYTEIGKVIVGQDYMIKRLLIGLFADGHVLLEGVPGLAKTLSVSTLADVISVGFNRVQFTPDLLPADLIGTLIFNQKDGTFTAKKGPIFSNIILADEINRAPSKVQSALLEAMQERQVTIGDKSYKLEEPFLVLATQNPIEQEGTYPLPEAQVDRFMLKLKVTYPKKDEEREIINRMSDNNPIIVKKIIKPKDVLNTRKLVNEIYVDEKIKEYVLNIVFATRSPEEYGLKDISEFIEFGGSPRASIYLVRAAKANALLDQRGYVSPEDIKEIGKDVLRHRIILTYEAEAENVTPEDIVDRIFDEIEIP
- a CDS encoding Bpu10I family restriction endonuclease, whose protein sequence is METFRHGDTITELLETDKDALRKMYLNEITIQYKKWKTSNLEITSNEHADLKQKIKLYAEYREFLFSKKFREENTFLKQRKLFETAFSEFMYYVMKDLTIIDEMDLHFGRAEVPLNMKFEYDKLENIKKEKLIQFSTQKMRTVIGKNIQMKYRIIGRKSYLEFEMMLPIIISETAMVLDDWFVLSYQNQVRRVKSLFPKCLSFIVCEVVNNDFSFDVSSSNIDGIYILQQQTTRMKRRAISCEVLEAFLHKIQTNLYKQREDILKKIRKGVLAD
- a CDS encoding serine hydroxymethyltransferase, translated to MLNYDEIKKVDPEIYEAIMNEVNRQCNNLELIASENIVSEAVMEAAGSVLTNKYAEGYPYRYSKKTGELLYRLYGRYYGGCEYIDDVERIAIERAKELFGAEHANVQPHSGSQANMAAYFTLLKPGETILSLELTHGGHLTHGHPLSFSGSLFNIVPYGVNKDTEQFDYNEIREKALECKPKMILTGASAYPRSINFKKFKEIADEVGASLVVDMAHIAGLIAADLHPNPVPYADIVTTTTHKTLRGPRGGMILCTNELAPELDKWVFPGVQGGPLEHIIAAKAVAFKEALQDDFKTYQKQILANAQALAKGLIKRGFNLVSNGTDNHLMLLNLGTEEEGGPSGKKMEGSLDLAGITANKNTVPFDTRPPFVASGIRLGTPAVTTRGMRESEMDIIADFIRKVYDNYDNEEQLAKIKEDVQALCAQFPIFEELRK
- the rpiB gene encoding ribose 5-phosphate isomerase B, with the protein product MKIIVASDHAGFKLKEELIAYLESQKYDVVDGGTSSAESIDYPDIGFPAAEKVADGLVDFGIAICGSGIGMSIVTNKVKGVRAALCTSENIARLSRQHNNANMLILPGRFMSFEEAKKIVDTWIMTKFDGGRHQRRIDKIKKYEERR
- a CDS encoding AMP-binding protein, whose translation is YPDNEALVYPDLNIRLTYKQFNEEVDRIAKALLALGITKGDHVSIWSTNVPEWPILMFALAKVGAVLITVNTNYKSHELEYLLKQSDSKAIFLIDKFKTSEYFNWLIKVLDDAKWLGGGKLESKKLPMLKNVIIFDKETSDHALSYKDFRELGKDISDNELDDIQKTLSEDEVINMQYTSGTTGFPKGVMLTHHNIANNAYLIGEQMKLTEKDRMCIPVPFFHCFGCVLGILAAVTHATTMLPLVTFNADDVLKLVSSEKCTVLHGVPTMFIAELGVENRDSYDTRSLRTGIMAGSPCPVEVMNQVIKDMHCSQITIAYGLTENSPVITMTSVDDDVVHRTTTVGRVLPPMEMKIVSLETGLECKPGEQGEVVMAGECVMKGYYKMEKENKIAIRNGWLHSGDLGVMDEDGYLKITGRIKDMIIRGGENVYPREIEEFLYTHPKISNVQVIGVPDQKYGEQVLAAIKLKDGVSATEEEIKDFCMQNIARHKQPYYVVFVNGYPMTASGKIQKFKLREEMVTKLKL